One segment of Mycolicibacterium baixiangningiae DNA contains the following:
- a CDS encoding tyrosine-type recombinase/integrase: MVLPKWEHVPLKRLDYESYSTWLGALSVDGGQRGAGLSASRITQAHQLVGAVLKYAQRTGKVAKNVALEIKRDEDLPEQAERERRYLSHAELLMLAKAADRFETLTLVLGYCGLRFGEAVALRRRHVGDRVLTVRSSATAVTGKGIVESTTKTKRDRHVPVPEPVWKRLHAELPTDANALVFPSRKGGFLPLGEYRWAFDNACDVVGIVKLVPHELRHTTASLAIGAGTNVKAVQRFVGHATAAMALDRCGHPAQQRFEWCVRCAG, encoded by the coding sequence GTGGTGTTGCCCAAGTGGGAACACGTCCCGCTGAAACGGCTCGACTACGAGTCCTACTCGACCTGGCTGGGCGCTCTGTCTGTCGATGGTGGGCAACGAGGCGCTGGTCTGTCGGCAAGCCGGATCACCCAGGCGCATCAGCTGGTCGGCGCTGTACTCAAGTACGCGCAACGAACCGGCAAGGTCGCGAAGAACGTCGCTCTGGAGATAAAGCGGGATGAGGACCTTCCCGAACAAGCCGAGCGTGAGCGGCGGTATCTGAGTCATGCCGAGCTGTTGATGCTGGCCAAGGCTGCCGATCGGTTCGAGACGCTGACGCTGGTCCTAGGGTACTGCGGGCTGAGGTTCGGCGAAGCCGTTGCATTGCGGCGCCGGCATGTGGGTGACCGCGTGCTAACGGTGCGATCGTCCGCGACTGCTGTCACCGGTAAGGGCATCGTCGAGTCAACGACCAAGACGAAGCGGGATCGCCACGTGCCGGTACCCGAACCTGTGTGGAAGCGGCTTCACGCTGAATTGCCTACCGATGCGAATGCGCTGGTGTTCCCGAGCCGCAAAGGGGGGTTCTTGCCGCTCGGCGAGTACCGCTGGGCGTTCGACAACGCGTGCGACGTCGTCGGGATCGTCAAGCTGGTACCTCACGAACTGAGACACACCACGGCGTCGCTGGCGATCGGTGCGGGCACTAACGTCAAGGCCGTGCAGAGATTCGTGGGGCACGCCACCGCCGCGATGGCGCTCGACCGTTGCGGCCACCCTGCTCAACAACGATTTGAATGGTGTGTCCGATGCGCTGGGTAG
- a CDS encoding site-specific integrase: MASLVDRVSVEANGFRALTMAEVFAVLDHDCRDRHLWAMAQHGMRRGEIGGSKWSSVNLTDKQIRRAQVAAPDAVGARRGEPRGAIARRRCPTTA; this comes from the coding sequence GTGGCCTCACTGGTTGACCGAGTCTCCGTAGAGGCCAACGGATTCCGCGCGCTGACCATGGCCGAGGTGTTCGCTGTCCTTGACCACGACTGCCGCGACCGGCACCTTTGGGCGATGGCACAGCACGGGATGCGGCGCGGGGAGATCGGCGGGTCGAAGTGGTCCAGCGTCAACCTCACCGACAAGCAGATTCGGCGAGCGCAAGTCGCCGCTCCCGACGCGGTCGGTGCGCGTCGAGGAGAACCGCGTGGCGCAATCGCACGACGCCGTTGCCCGACGACGGCGTGA
- a CDS encoding TetR/AcrR family transcriptional regulator → MAGVAVTTNKHEAQRRKTRETVLDAAIVEFKRNGTAAADINAVVKAAGVSRGTFYFHFPTKEHVLLELVRREEASVAHALAEFLDTPHDLPAVFHEIVRLVVDLEARWNGALFRDVIGLYFSPTRPEGDEWTDHPTIVLLAAEILRARNQGDIHTEVDAFHSAVFFLLGLYALLTTTRDTTPGRKSVLTKYVASTLRSIRPDATVASV, encoded by the coding sequence ATGGCGGGCGTGGCGGTAACGACCAACAAGCACGAAGCCCAGCGGCGGAAGACACGCGAGACGGTGTTGGACGCCGCCATCGTCGAGTTCAAGCGGAACGGCACCGCCGCCGCCGACATCAACGCGGTGGTCAAGGCCGCTGGCGTATCTCGGGGAACGTTCTACTTCCACTTTCCGACCAAAGAACACGTATTGCTCGAACTAGTTCGCCGGGAGGAGGCGAGCGTCGCCCATGCACTCGCCGAGTTCCTCGACACTCCCCACGATCTCCCCGCCGTCTTCCACGAGATCGTCCGCCTGGTGGTCGACCTTGAAGCTCGATGGAATGGCGCGCTCTTCCGAGACGTGATCGGGCTGTACTTCTCACCAACCCGACCCGAGGGCGACGAGTGGACAGACCACCCCACCATCGTGCTGCTGGCCGCCGAGATACTGCGCGCCCGAAACCAGGGGGACATCCACACCGAGGTGGATGCCTTTCACAGCGCGGTCTTCTTCTTGCTCGGCCTCTACGCGCTGCTGACCACTACCCGCGACACAACGCCAGGACGCAAAAGTGTGTTGACGAAATACGTGGCAAGCACACTCAGAAGCATCCGGCCAGACGCCACGGTAGCCAGCGTGTGA